The following coding sequences lie in one Candidatus Nitrospira allomarina genomic window:
- a CDS encoding PepSY domain-containing protein, whose translation MKRLHTISLLGATALLLTSVGLAMSQDGKDKAAAANLSASVTMEEAIKTATTQFPGKVLEAELESEDGKVMYEVEIVNASGEIREFEIDAQSGKVLSSELEDEDGHENGASHKDPEKS comes from the coding sequence ATGAAGCGGTTACACACAATCAGTTTATTGGGCGCCACAGCGTTGTTATTGACTTCCGTTGGATTGGCCATGAGTCAGGATGGCAAAGACAAAGCGGCCGCGGCCAACCTGAGCGCCTCGGTCACCATGGAAGAAGCCATCAAAACTGCGACGACTCAATTTCCAGGGAAGGTGCTGGAAGCCGAGCTGGAAAGTGAAGACGGGAAGGTAATGTATGAGGTCGAAATCGTCAACGCTTCCGGTGAGATTAGGGAGTTTGAGATTGACGCCCAATCGGGAAAAGTTTTGAGCTCTGAACTCGAGGACGAGGACGGGCACGAGAATGGCGCTTCTCACA
- the ychF gene encoding redox-regulated ATPase YchF, with protein sequence MEIGIVGLPNVGKSTIFNALTSGNAAASNYPFTTIEPNVGVVAVPDARLGRLTELVKPKKTVPTSCRFVDIAGLVKGASQGEGLGNKFLANIREVDAILHMVRLFQDPDVVHTMGGVDYRRDIEVIETELMLADLDSLTKQYDKVAAKARSGDKASKEALVVLDILKNGLEAGKPARALGLEPEVLKNFFLLTTMPVLYVGNTDENPDPATLADFHAFAKERGSESVVICGKLESEIAQLSGEDREIFMKDLGMEQSGLEKVVVAAYKTLGLCSFLTSGVQEVRAWTIPIGAKAPQAAGVIHTDFEKGFIKADIYAFADIDRYKSEAALREKGLIRSEGKDYIVKDGDVCHFKFNV encoded by the coding sequence ATGGAAATTGGCATCGTCGGTCTACCCAACGTCGGCAAATCTACGATTTTTAACGCGTTGACCTCTGGAAACGCGGCCGCATCGAACTATCCGTTTACGACTATCGAGCCCAACGTCGGCGTCGTGGCCGTTCCTGACGCGCGTCTTGGGCGCCTGACCGAGTTGGTCAAACCTAAGAAAACCGTGCCAACTTCCTGCCGTTTCGTCGATATCGCCGGTCTGGTTAAAGGCGCCTCTCAGGGCGAAGGGCTGGGAAATAAATTCCTTGCGAATATTCGGGAAGTCGACGCCATCCTCCACATGGTGCGACTCTTTCAGGATCCCGATGTGGTGCACACCATGGGCGGCGTGGACTATCGTCGTGATATCGAGGTGATTGAAACTGAACTAATGCTTGCGGACCTGGACAGTCTCACCAAACAGTACGACAAGGTCGCCGCCAAGGCGAGGTCCGGAGATAAGGCTTCGAAAGAGGCCCTTGTGGTGCTCGATATTCTGAAAAACGGCCTCGAAGCGGGTAAACCCGCGCGAGCGCTGGGCCTTGAGCCGGAAGTCCTCAAAAACTTTTTCCTGCTCACGACTATGCCCGTGCTCTATGTCGGGAATACCGATGAGAATCCGGATCCGGCCACCCTTGCGGATTTTCATGCCTTCGCAAAGGAGCGCGGCTCGGAATCGGTCGTGATCTGTGGCAAACTTGAAAGCGAAATCGCCCAGCTGTCCGGCGAAGACCGCGAAATTTTCATGAAAGATTTGGGCATGGAGCAGAGCGGCTTGGAGAAGGTCGTTGTTGCCGCTTATAAAACACTCGGGCTCTGCTCGTTCCTCACCTCCGGAGTGCAGGAGGTCCGAGCCTGGACCATTCCTATCGGAGCCAAGGCACCACAGGCCGCCGGCGTCATCCACACCGACTTTGAGAAGGGCTTTATCAAGGCCGACATTTACGCCTTTGCGGACATCGACAGATACAAGTCGGAAGCCGCCCTGCGTGAGAAGGGCCTGATCCGCTCAGAAGGCAAAGATTACATCGTCAAAGACGGCGACGTCTGCCATTTCAAGTTCAACGTCTAG
- a CDS encoding sensor histidine kinase — translation MQNEKNQIVSGILKARAELEQVLYDLEKLPVVSESAVHFAAHALNNFLTVVGGTVELLLLVLAKHPDDQVRTGLEALQHATQLMMHTVSQMVNAETGRDATLRFEKVELPIMAQRFRIFYQRIADQKQIQCLSVAPADVPSVWTDRVATAAALDNLFSNAVKYSPPGRRIWVEVEPQDDWVICRVRDEGPGLSLEDQAKLFQPGIQLTPRPTAGESSTGYGLAVAKELIEKVGGQIWCESVVGQGACFSFRLPQYREAVHGSGMTQSGRQEGKERRD, via the coding sequence ATGCAGAATGAGAAAAACCAGATTGTGTCCGGTATTCTCAAAGCCAGGGCGGAATTGGAACAGGTATTGTATGACCTGGAAAAACTGCCGGTCGTCAGTGAAAGTGCAGTTCATTTTGCCGCCCATGCATTGAATAACTTTCTCACCGTGGTCGGGGGCACAGTCGAATTGCTCTTATTAGTGCTGGCGAAACATCCGGACGACCAGGTTCGCACCGGGCTTGAAGCGTTGCAGCATGCCACTCAATTGATGATGCACACCGTCAGCCAAATGGTGAATGCCGAGACAGGACGGGATGCGACGCTACGCTTCGAAAAGGTGGAACTGCCGATCATGGCCCAGCGGTTTCGCATCTTTTATCAACGCATTGCGGATCAAAAACAGATTCAGTGTCTCTCGGTAGCCCCTGCGGATGTTCCTTCGGTGTGGACGGATCGGGTGGCGACGGCCGCTGCGCTGGATAACTTATTTTCGAACGCGGTGAAGTACTCACCACCCGGGAGGCGGATCTGGGTCGAAGTGGAGCCTCAGGATGATTGGGTGATTTGCCGTGTACGCGATGAAGGCCCCGGCCTGAGTTTGGAAGACCAGGCCAAACTCTTCCAACCCGGGATTCAACTCACTCCGAGGCCCACGGCAGGAGAGTCTTCAACGGGATACGGTTTGGCGGTCGCGAAGGAACTGATCGAGAAGGTGGGGGGGCAGATTTGGTGTGAGAGCGTGGTTGGTCAGGGGGCCTGTTTCTCCTTTCGTCTTCCACAATACCGGGAAGCCGTGCATGGATCGGGGATGACCCAGTCAGGCCGGCAAGAGGGAAAGGAGCGCAGGGACTGA